One stretch of Paenibacillus sp. AN1007 DNA includes these proteins:
- a CDS encoding winged helix-turn-helix domain-containing protein: MSLQFDESTYTVSQRMDSIRLLAKEFALFHFLYKNKDKAFTRSQLLDRVWPMEYPVERTVDDHIYRLRKKLKCWDEVSLDTVRGYGYRLAIRENRAMLPSKPSIHDPEMQEVVHGLLRKYHLFGQGNSIQMLVRQQEALGVQIEPYYQLYLHFIQGDLDWLLNTVEFPLEERLYWLLIYVHAFVEPAESLLLYKQAIHSSVLPAVHRQELRILNIIDIYAETGRYQEAKEQLEETYRVMEAKQLIYFKLPVSIAALSVELWGGSGEAVEEQMNVVRAQLKDAPYLREIGRFQVLEGCWLLRQGRIREAELRMDDGLEVLKMSLHAPLVLNSAYQILLFMNHHRTEGRLRNKYQQIYAEISKSYGASIYGQQIVKTIRDFLSSDSSSSDLPLT; this comes from the coding sequence ATGTCTTTGCAATTTGATGAGAGCACTTATACAGTATCCCAGCGTATGGACTCCATCCGTCTGTTGGCGAAGGAGTTCGCACTCTTCCATTTTCTGTATAAAAATAAGGATAAAGCCTTCACACGCAGTCAACTGTTGGATCGGGTGTGGCCGATGGAATACCCGGTGGAACGCACCGTAGATGATCACATCTATCGTCTGCGTAAGAAGCTGAAGTGCTGGGATGAAGTCAGTTTGGATACAGTACGCGGCTATGGTTACCGATTAGCTATACGGGAGAATAGAGCCATGCTGCCTTCCAAGCCTTCGATCCATGATCCCGAGATGCAGGAAGTTGTTCATGGACTGCTCCGTAAATATCATCTGTTCGGCCAGGGTAATTCAATCCAAATGCTGGTACGTCAGCAGGAGGCACTTGGCGTGCAGATCGAACCGTACTACCAATTGTACCTGCATTTTATACAGGGAGATCTGGATTGGCTGCTGAACACAGTGGAGTTCCCTTTGGAAGAGCGTCTGTATTGGCTGCTGATTTATGTGCATGCTTTCGTTGAACCGGCGGAAAGTCTGCTTTTATACAAACAAGCGATTCATTCATCTGTACTGCCTGCAGTGCACCGTCAGGAACTGAGAATCCTAAATATTATTGATATCTATGCCGAAACAGGCAGGTATCAGGAAGCCAAGGAGCAGCTCGAAGAAACGTATCGCGTGATGGAAGCAAAACAGTTAATCTATTTCAAGCTGCCCGTGAGTATCGCCGCATTGTCTGTGGAGCTGTGGGGTGGAAGCGGCGAGGCCGTTGAGGAACAGATGAATGTTGTGCGTGCACAATTAAAAGACGCCCCCTATCTGAGAGAGATTGGCCGTTTTCAGGTGCTGGAGGGCTGCTGGCTGCTGCGGCAGGGGCGGATAAGAGAAGCGGAACTGCGAATGGACGACGGTCTGGAAGTGTTGAAAATGTCACTCCATGCACCGCTGGTTCTGAATTCAGCGTATCAAATTCTTCTATTTATGAATCACCATCGCACCGAGGGGAGACTTCGCAATAAATATCAACAAATCTATGCGGAGATTAGTAAATCGTACGGCGCATCCATCTACGGGCAGCAGATCGTGAAGACGATCCGCGATTTTTTATCTTCAGATTCCTCATCCTCTGATCTTCCTCTGACATAA
- a CDS encoding DUF6385 domain-containing protein, whose translation MPNFTTFNTNPDNLRTLIFGQDSTGTAQPVRTDTSGNVVGIILDGTISNISGLTTVTINAGTITNLLNGTITSVLGATITAGTITSVLGATVTAGTLTNLLNGTITSVLGATITAGTITSVLGATVTAGTLTNLLNGTITSILGATITAGTITSVLGATVTAGTLTNLLNGTITSVLGATITAGTITSVLGATVTAGTLTNLLNGTLTSVLGATITAGTLTNLLNGTITNVLGATITAGTITSVLGTTITAGTITSVLGATVTAGTLTNLLNGTITSVLGATVTAGTLTNLLNGTITSVLGATITAGTLSSVTSISQKSFQENQLIGTPTANTFTPLPAVTTSVFGTYSFFVYNRGPGLNRVDAQVEISANGTNWYTDVTTVTGILSGSVDVLVPQRFLKYTRLSYRSSLIGAPSTIDVFFNGQGT comes from the coding sequence ATGCCTAACTTTACAACGTTTAATACGAATCCGGATAACTTGAGAACGCTGATTTTTGGTCAGGATAGTACGGGTACGGCCCAGCCCGTCAGAACGGATACAAGCGGAAATGTAGTAGGTATCATTCTGGACGGAACGATTAGCAATATTTCGGGTCTTACCACGGTGACGATTAACGCAGGTACAATTACTAATTTGCTGAACGGTACAATCACGAGCGTACTCGGTGCAACAATTACGGCAGGAACCATTACGAGTGTCTTGGGTGCAACGGTAACAGCGGGAACACTGACGAACTTGCTGAACGGTACAATCACGAGCGTACTCGGTGCAACGATTACGGCAGGAACGATTACGAGTGTCTTGGGCGCAACGGTAACAGCGGGAACCCTGACGAACTTGCTGAATGGTACGATCACGAGCATACTCGGTGCAACGATTACGGCAGGAACGATTACGAGTGTCTTGGGCGCAACGGTAACAGCGGGAACCCTGACGAACTTGCTGAACGGTACGATCACGAGCGTACTCGGTGCAACGATTACGGCAGGAACGATTACGAGTGTCTTGGGTGCAACGGTAACAGCGGGAACGCTGACGAACTTGCTGAACGGTACGCTCACCAGTGTGCTCGGAGCCACAATAACCGCCGGAACGCTGACGAATCTGTTGAACGGAACCATTACAAATGTACTCGGTGCGACAATCACAGCGGGTACGATCACGAGCGTACTTGGGACAACGATTACAGCAGGAACGATCACCAGCGTACTTGGGGCCACAGTCACAGCAGGAACATTGACCAATCTGCTGAATGGTACCATTACGAGTGTTCTGGGCGCGACAGTCACTGCCGGAACATTGACGAATCTGCTAAACGGAACCATTACCAGCGTCCTTGGTGCAACGATTACTGCCGGGACATTGAGCAGTGTAACATCCATTTCACAGAAAAGTTTTCAGGAGAATCAGCTAATCGGCACGCCGACGGCTAACACGTTCACACCCCTACCTGCTGTGACAACCAGTGTGTTTGGCACATATTCTTTCTTCGTATATAACAGGGGACCCGGACTGAACAGGGTGGATGCTCAGGTAGAGATCAGTGCCAACGGAACCAACTGGTATACAGATGTGACTACGGTAACTGGTATTTTGTCGGGTTCTGTAGATGTTCTGGTACCGCAGCGATTTCTGAAATACACCCGGCTCTCCTATCGTTCAAGCCTGATTGGTGCCCCCAGCACGATTGACGTGTTCTTTAATGGACAAGGCACATAA
- a CDS encoding glycosyltransferase, which produces MRGGISLCMIVKDEGGFLDRCLNSVSSMVDEIIVVDTGSTDDSAAIAQRYDAVVIDMEWSGDFSQARNLSLAAANYSWILILDADEEWMQPFQTKSELMEWLEAGSEEVWGYWIKVTSLLGTSGEERVTDEVCRLFRNDPRIAFRGRIHEEAASSILAVMPYGIRHSVIEIIHYGYLDKIIAAKRKDVRNMQLIRLALQHTPDQPELLYALAAEWFQQAKYDEALRLLMPLLARLEPECGYHSDVVLKTAYAWRELGQTERARSVVETWASVYGDFPDLLELGAVLELDQGRVDLALKWLKRAKSGASSAGRYTSVSGAGTYRSLTLEGMAHEQAGRWQEAEAAYMAVLSMQPGNRAAWQRLLLLGAATGRPQAIASAAEGMSLPPAAQQAMVSAALAAHRPEWLLRHAAALGPAVRMQPLAAGLVLAQLGEHASASAAIRPWQAHAQHGPEAALALWALGHKYRSTGGRRAACRQAVVPEAAFAAERLLQSGNASASGDVYSQRLQTDAQIRTQADSQKQANAVMQVQGGGESRSKTRINAQINAQEGADAKTEAHDRAPRPSSLVLPAAAPQPSPVPALLAPAQALAAVGAWPAWLRLLQALPPGGALALLTALPPAARCGLLRAPARVREGLLALCGTPGSAQQPLADEVPAPARAAHALLAGTLALLAGRQGLARDWAEHSARITAQQAAAQGRPAQVQPPGLQTLLRLTAPGAATAPTFQQQCSMLLVYL; this is translated from the coding sequence GTGAGGGGTGGGATCAGCTTATGTATGATTGTGAAGGATGAAGGCGGGTTTCTGGATCGTTGTTTGAATTCGGTGAGCAGTATGGTAGATGAGATTATAGTTGTAGATACAGGATCGACGGATGATTCAGCAGCGATAGCCCAGCGCTACGATGCAGTGGTCATTGATATGGAGTGGAGTGGTGATTTCAGTCAGGCACGTAATCTGTCGCTGGCCGCAGCGAATTATTCATGGATTCTGATCTTGGACGCAGATGAAGAATGGATGCAGCCTTTTCAGACGAAATCGGAGCTGATGGAATGGCTGGAAGCCGGAAGTGAAGAGGTCTGGGGGTATTGGATTAAGGTAACGAGCCTGCTGGGCACATCAGGCGAGGAACGTGTAACGGATGAAGTCTGCCGTCTGTTTCGTAATGATCCCCGGATTGCCTTTCGCGGAAGGATTCATGAGGAAGCAGCTTCTTCCATTCTGGCTGTTATGCCGTACGGGATTCGACACTCGGTAATAGAGATTATTCATTATGGCTATTTGGATAAAATCATTGCCGCCAAGCGTAAAGATGTCCGGAATATGCAGCTCATCCGGCTGGCTCTACAGCATACACCGGATCAGCCAGAACTGCTCTATGCGCTGGCCGCCGAGTGGTTTCAGCAGGCCAAGTATGATGAAGCACTTCGATTATTGATGCCGCTGCTCGCACGGCTTGAACCGGAGTGTGGTTATCATTCTGATGTGGTGCTGAAAACAGCTTATGCCTGGAGAGAGCTCGGCCAAACTGAGCGGGCGCGATCCGTGGTGGAGACGTGGGCTTCGGTATACGGGGATTTTCCGGATTTGCTGGAGCTGGGCGCCGTACTGGAATTGGATCAGGGGCGGGTTGACCTTGCCCTGAAGTGGTTAAAGCGAGCGAAGTCAGGTGCATCGTCAGCAGGTCGGTATACTTCTGTGTCGGGTGCGGGAACCTACCGCAGCCTGACACTGGAAGGAATGGCTCATGAGCAGGCTGGCCGCTGGCAGGAAGCGGAAGCCGCCTACATGGCGGTGCTGAGCATGCAGCCGGGCAATCGGGCAGCTTGGCAGCGACTGCTGCTGCTTGGCGCAGCCACGGGACGGCCGCAGGCCATTGCCAGTGCGGCCGAGGGAATGAGCCTGCCGCCAGCAGCGCAGCAGGCAATGGTTTCGGCCGCGCTGGCTGCGCATCGGCCGGAATGGCTGCTGCGCCATGCGGCTGCGCTGGGCCCGGCAGTGCGGATGCAGCCGCTTGCTGCCGGGCTTGTGCTGGCGCAGCTGGGTGAGCATGCATCCGCCAGTGCGGCAATACGGCCTTGGCAGGCGCATGCGCAGCACGGGCCGGAGGCTGCTCTTGCGCTGTGGGCGCTGGGACACAAGTATCGGAGCACAGGTGGGCGTAGAGCAGCATGCCGGCAGGCAGTCGTACCCGAAGCGGCGTTTGCTGCCGAGAGGCTGCTGCAAAGCGGGAATGCATCCGCCAGCGGTGATGTATACAGCCAGAGGCTGCAGACAGATGCACAGATTCGGACACAAGCGGATTCGCAAAAACAGGCGAATGCAGTGATGCAGGTGCAGGGCGGGGGAGAGTCCCGATCGAAGACGCGGATAAATGCACAGATAAACGCACAGGAAGGAGCGGATGCAAAGACCGAGGCACATGATCGTGCACCTCGGCCCAGCAGCCTTGTGCTGCCAGCAGCAGCTCCGCAGCCCAGCCCCGTGCCTGCGCTGCTCGCGCCCGCACAGGCGCTCGCCGCCGTAGGGGCGTGGCCCGCATGGCTTCGCCTGCTGCAGGCACTCCCGCCGGGCGGCGCGCTGGCGCTGCTCACAGCGCTCCCGCCTGCGGCTCGCTGCGGGCTGCTGCGCGCACCCGCACGCGTCCGCGAAGGCCTGCTTGCGCTGTGCGGCACGCCCGGCAGCGCGCAGCAGCCCCTCGCGGACGAAGTGCCCGCCCCTGCTCGCGCAGCGCATGCGCTCTTGGCGGGCACGCTCGCGCTGCTCGCCGGGCGGCAGGGCCTGGCACGTGATTGGGCCGAACATTCGGCCCGGATCACGGCACAGCAGGCTGCCGCCCAAGGCCGCCCGGCGCAGGTCCAGCCGCCGGGCCTGCAGACCCTGCTGCGCCTGACGGCTCCCGGCGCAGCCACCGCCCCTACTTTCCAGCAGCAGTGCAGCATGCTGCTGGTGTACCTGTAA
- a CDS encoding glycosyltransferase family 2 protein has translation MQNRLLGIHMIVQNEERHLSRCLNSLKQAGLEMFITDTGSSDRTPDIARNYGATVLHASWEDDFAKARNISLPLAASEWILCLDADEYVIEGLEELMHVLPNVHKSVTRLRITIENQLGDGPENKVLSYPVRLFRAHHGYRYTGRIHEQLVRQRHEGCRGDDTPAVNESGRRTDARSDSPEARTADEEAVLEPLMPLRIHHDGYLASVITAGDKPKRNLRLIELELADQPAHPFHLYNLGVTHCQLGSLEQAADAFTESLRLAALQAPYRPTLVKDLTKVLTALKRYEEAHMLLAAECHRYPAYADLHLIYGEILECQGLQERAYGAYARASTCHSRQDNQERAGSDEAVTEPVYVTEAGSGSYRAYTSMARLAQKRGFVQEAVGLYELALKHLSTYEPAWTGLADALQQQGISDEQIADRLLNLSDLLNQRDSTDQADQSDSPHCSWDRGTELIQIVYALAECGAYKQALQLLGSEASDLCIPAGDRIHWLLCAGQVTDAWHLAEDRWGEPSRKNRKQVDSGLVNAAEVQGVTTGALRAVEKSDWALACWAIGKRLTPSFLATSAPPERDMWKVADRLLYEYRYQPSTSYSSIDVTEAQLLQWSEAAQLAAKQVVTRAVQSGQLLIAQELQEQFSRIMPGHERNKSAIRRSFAGLLYRYGYTMIAAEMLIQCMTEGELDAEGLFWLGETLYAKGHSEQALSLFEQALERRSDLSPARAGAAVCYLRMAVEIIRQEQIRSPENAALGAQRMALELQLRTAEGIPWRTVYCAKERRNHHAGTAAPDSSGSGAANLPVHDREG, from the coding sequence ATGCAGAACCGATTGCTTGGCATTCATATGATTGTGCAAAATGAAGAACGGCACCTGTCCCGCTGTCTGAACAGCTTGAAACAAGCAGGATTAGAAATGTTTATTACAGATACCGGCTCATCCGACCGTACACCTGATATCGCCAGAAATTATGGTGCGACCGTACTGCACGCCAGTTGGGAAGATGATTTTGCCAAAGCTCGAAATATTAGTCTGCCTTTGGCAGCCTCGGAATGGATTCTCTGCCTGGATGCTGATGAGTATGTCATTGAAGGCCTGGAAGAGTTAATGCATGTTCTGCCAAATGTCCATAAAAGCGTTACGAGATTACGCATAACGATAGAAAATCAGCTCGGTGATGGACCGGAGAACAAGGTTCTATCCTATCCGGTACGCTTGTTCCGTGCACATCATGGTTATCGGTACACAGGGCGTATTCATGAGCAGTTGGTAAGGCAGCGCCATGAAGGGTGTCGCGGGGACGATACCCCTGCAGTGAATGAGTCTGGAAGGCGAACCGATGCACGTTCAGATTCACCAGAAGCCAGGACAGCGGATGAAGAAGCAGTTCTAGAACCGCTGATGCCTTTACGTATACATCATGATGGTTATCTGGCATCGGTCATCACTGCAGGTGATAAACCCAAGCGGAATCTGCGTCTGATTGAGCTGGAACTGGCGGATCAACCGGCACACCCCTTCCATCTGTACAATCTGGGAGTAACCCATTGTCAGCTGGGTAGTCTGGAGCAGGCGGCGGATGCATTCACTGAATCGCTGCGGCTTGCTGCACTGCAGGCCCCTTACCGTCCTACTCTGGTGAAAGATTTAACCAAAGTGCTTACAGCACTGAAGCGTTACGAAGAGGCACATATGCTGCTTGCCGCCGAATGTCATCGTTACCCTGCATATGCAGATCTGCATTTGATATATGGCGAGATTCTGGAGTGCCAGGGTTTGCAGGAACGGGCGTATGGGGCCTATGCACGGGCGAGCACCTGTCACTCCAGACAGGATAATCAAGAAAGGGCTGGCTCGGATGAAGCAGTAACCGAGCCTGTTTACGTAACTGAAGCGGGCTCAGGTAGTTACCGGGCATATACATCCATGGCCCGGCTCGCACAGAAGCGGGGATTCGTGCAGGAAGCTGTTGGTCTATACGAGCTGGCGCTGAAGCATCTGTCCACCTATGAGCCTGCATGGACGGGGCTGGCAGATGCGCTGCAGCAGCAGGGGATTTCGGATGAACAGATTGCAGATCGGCTGCTGAACTTGTCTGATCTATTGAATCAGAGAGATTCGACCGATCAAGCAGATCAGTCGGATAGCCCCCACTGCTCTTGGGATAGAGGGACCGAGCTTATCCAAATCGTCTATGCCCTTGCTGAATGTGGAGCATACAAGCAGGCACTGCAATTACTAGGCAGTGAAGCGTCCGACCTCTGTATCCCTGCGGGTGATCGCATTCATTGGCTGCTGTGTGCAGGCCAAGTCACAGATGCATGGCATCTCGCTGAGGATCGTTGGGGAGAACCAAGCAGAAAGAACAGGAAGCAGGTCGACAGCGGATTAGTCAATGCTGCCGAGGTTCAGGGAGTTACGACTGGAGCCCTTCGAGCAGTGGAGAAAAGTGACTGGGCTCTGGCCTGCTGGGCGATCGGAAAGAGGTTAACTCCCTCTTTTCTCGCGACATCAGCACCACCGGAGAGGGACATGTGGAAGGTAGCAGACCGACTGCTGTATGAGTACAGATATCAACCATCTACTAGCTATTCCTCAATAGATGTGACGGAAGCTCAGCTTCTGCAGTGGAGCGAAGCCGCACAGCTTGCGGCAAAACAAGTCGTAACCCGGGCGGTTCAGAGCGGCCAGCTGTTGATTGCGCAGGAGCTGCAGGAGCAGTTTTCCAGGATTATGCCGGGACATGAGAGGAACAAGTCAGCAATTCGGCGGAGTTTTGCAGGTCTGCTCTATCGATATGGATATACGATGATTGCTGCCGAGATGCTGATTCAGTGTATGACCGAGGGTGAGCTGGATGCGGAAGGGCTTTTTTGGCTTGGGGAGACGCTGTATGCGAAAGGGCACTCGGAACAGGCGTTGTCATTGTTTGAACAGGCACTGGAACGTAGATCAGATCTCAGTCCAGCTCGTGCCGGAGCAGCCGTCTGTTATCTGCGGATGGCTGTTGAGATAATCCGTCAGGAACAGATTCGTTCCCCTGAAAATGCAGCGCTTGGGGCTCAACGGATGGCTTTGGAACTGCAGCTGCGGACTGCCGAGGGCATCCCTTGGCGGACCGTGTATTGTGCAAAGGAGAGGAGGAATCACCATGCAGGCACAGCAGCACCAGATTCATCAGGGTCAGGCGCAGCGAATCTCCCTGTGCATGATCGTGAGGGATGA
- a CDS encoding glycosyltransferase — MQAQQHQIHQGQAQRISLCMIVRDEEDVLPRCLESVRGAVDEVIVVDTGSSDRSAAIARKYGAKVVEFAWCDDFAAARNAGLEQASGDWILFLDADEALEQAAREQLRSWTAVSGCDGLFLNIHNYTGSGQQGVTVNPVLRLFRNAPGHRFKGRIHEQIAAAICERNPEAAFHVTDMVIHHYGYQTEIVERKDKVNRNVRLLQQAVAEEPGQPFHHYNLGVEYLRVGEAEQALESFGRARKMIDPTTTSYAHLLLKYEVRCLEHLQRWQEALDCVDGALELFPEYTDLMHHRAICADAIGDTAAAEKSLREAILQGPPPAIYHTEEGMGTYQTWYTLGRLLEGKADLEGAVDAYVEAVRAKSSLLPPLYRIFRIMRVSGQEQQIPAMAASRFAINSEEALAKVLGILEQCRCCDAALELLGEMSPVPSGEQREKRSAAEALLHIQRGDWGKARLKFETVKRKKGSMASLAGRWLERMQWLEGKEASPGDSLTLWLMKGAQETNRSELQNKPDSKNITNTVREGMYDGWQAIGLMMEGCVRSGRWQALHGLIQRGRQLLEEVDRIAGQGLNQKQSTGSEPERCGTERERRESDTKGKRSEQPFPGASDTLSGTSWLVKGLISAADHHLAQLVPGSEQMEQERQRHAYWPVIQHIRLELPGADGFES; from the coding sequence ATGCAGGCACAGCAGCACCAGATTCATCAGGGTCAGGCGCAGCGAATCTCCCTGTGCATGATCGTGAGGGATGAGGAAGACGTGCTGCCGCGCTGTCTCGAAAGTGTACGCGGTGCAGTTGACGAGGTCATCGTAGTGGACACCGGCTCGTCAGATCGGAGTGCGGCGATTGCACGGAAGTATGGCGCGAAGGTCGTTGAGTTTGCGTGGTGCGATGACTTTGCCGCAGCACGGAATGCTGGCCTGGAGCAGGCTTCCGGCGACTGGATTCTGTTTCTTGATGCGGACGAGGCACTGGAGCAGGCAGCACGGGAGCAGCTCAGAAGCTGGACGGCAGTCAGCGGATGTGACGGATTGTTTTTAAACATTCATAACTATACGGGTTCGGGTCAGCAGGGCGTAACGGTTAATCCGGTGCTGCGTCTGTTTCGCAATGCTCCTGGGCACCGGTTCAAGGGGCGAATTCATGAGCAGATTGCCGCAGCGATCTGTGAGCGAAATCCGGAGGCTGCGTTTCATGTGACAGACATGGTCATTCACCATTACGGGTATCAGACGGAGATTGTGGAGCGTAAAGATAAGGTGAATCGCAACGTGCGTCTGCTGCAGCAGGCTGTGGCAGAGGAGCCGGGCCAGCCGTTTCATCACTATAATCTGGGCGTGGAGTATTTGCGTGTAGGTGAAGCGGAGCAGGCACTCGAATCGTTTGGCAGAGCTCGCAAGATGATTGATCCGACGACAACCAGTTATGCTCATCTGCTGTTGAAATACGAAGTTCGCTGTCTGGAGCATCTGCAGCGCTGGCAGGAGGCTCTGGATTGCGTGGATGGGGCGCTGGAGTTGTTCCCGGAGTACACGGATCTGATGCACCACCGTGCCATCTGTGCGGATGCCATAGGGGACACGGCAGCAGCGGAGAAATCGCTTCGTGAAGCCATTCTGCAGGGACCGCCGCCGGCGATATATCACACCGAAGAAGGGATGGGCACATACCAGACATGGTACACCTTGGGCCGCCTGCTGGAAGGGAAGGCTGATCTGGAGGGAGCTGTGGATGCTTATGTGGAAGCCGTGCGTGCGAAATCCAGTCTGCTGCCGCCGCTGTATCGTATATTTCGAATTATGCGGGTATCCGGTCAGGAACAGCAGATTCCAGCGATGGCTGCGTCACGTTTTGCGATAAATTCGGAGGAGGCTTTGGCTAAAGTACTGGGTATTCTGGAGCAGTGCCGCTGCTGCGATGCAGCTCTTGAACTGCTTGGAGAGATGTCACCTGTACCTTCCGGGGAACAGCGGGAGAAACGATCTGCTGCGGAGGCATTACTTCATATCCAGCGGGGAGATTGGGGCAAAGCGCGTTTGAAATTTGAAACCGTGAAGCGAAAAAAGGGCTCAATGGCATCTCTGGCTGGCCGCTGGCTTGAACGAATGCAGTGGTTGGAGGGAAAGGAAGCAAGTCCAGGTGATTCCCTTACACTCTGGCTGATGAAAGGCGCACAAGAAACCAATAGATCTGAACTTCAAAACAAACCTGACAGTAAGAACATCACGAACACAGTTCGTGAAGGGATGTATGATGGCTGGCAGGCAATCGGACTGATGATGGAAGGGTGCGTCCGGTCTGGAAGATGGCAGGCGCTGCATGGATTAATCCAAAGAGGACGTCAGCTGCTGGAGGAAGTGGATCGTATAGCGGGGCAGGGATTGAATCAGAAACAGAGTACTGGCAGTGAACCGGAGCGCTGTGGGACTGAAAGAGAACGCCGGGAGAGCGATACGAAGGGAAAACGGAGTGAGCAACCTTTCCCGGGAGCGTCAGATACTTTGAGCGGCACAAGCTGGCTCGTTAAAGGACTGATTAGTGCGGCCGATCATCATCTGGCACAGCTTGTACCTGGCAGCGAACAGATGGAGCAAGAGAGGCAGCGTCATGCGTACTGGCCTGTCATTCAGCATATAAGGCTGGAATTGCCGGGAGCAGATGGATTTGAGAGCTGA
- a CDS encoding MFS transporter, translated as MTNKKTMMGESNLSNAADPPNSTNPNNPSGESTVQAPRSLWANLRFVRLFMAYALATFGDWFDALAIQVMVAYRWGADPLIIALIPVCMAVPGILFGSVAGALADRLHKVRIMLLCDGITIALTVGILFAPSPAWLLPLLALRAMMSVFHVPAQQALTRQIVAEEQLFKASSLNGFVNQCAKIAGPLLGAVVLAFFSPQICILINACARLLSGAVLWPLRRLVEKQEFAVSSDPAGHDVKESRSLFIQWQQGWKYLRRNHTVRNTIVFGCLGLMSILMIEYQFTTLFREIKPGNESLLGWLGSSVGAGAVLIILLLDRLPRIGYGWGLGGGYFLIGTGIAALGWVGPDTSTAWIVVMGLCTGLGNGLFMVTMNYLLQKETSPDYVGRVFGIQNSLFSVVLVAAPLAGGALIHLAGPSPTFQMIGMVTLAIGLGGILLQHMLWTVPSSSASKANPESAA; from the coding sequence ATGACCAACAAAAAAACGATGATGGGTGAGTCGAACTTGTCCAATGCAGCAGATCCACCCAATTCAACTAACCCAAATAACCCATCTGGTGAATCTACTGTCCAAGCCCCCAGAAGCCTTTGGGCTAACCTTAGGTTTGTGCGTCTGTTTATGGCTTACGCGCTCGCCACTTTTGGTGATTGGTTCGATGCACTGGCCATCCAGGTAATGGTGGCTTATCGCTGGGGTGCTGACCCGTTAATTATTGCGCTAATCCCCGTCTGTATGGCGGTGCCGGGTATCCTGTTTGGCTCGGTCGCCGGTGCACTGGCGGATCGGCTGCATAAAGTCAGAATCATGCTTCTCTGTGATGGTATTACCATCGCCCTAACGGTGGGGATTTTATTCGCCCCAAGCCCGGCATGGCTGCTTCCGCTTCTGGCGCTGCGTGCGATGATGAGTGTATTTCATGTTCCTGCCCAGCAGGCGCTGACCCGCCAGATCGTGGCAGAAGAACAGTTATTCAAGGCTTCATCCCTGAACGGATTTGTGAATCAGTGTGCGAAGATAGCCGGCCCTCTTCTGGGTGCAGTCGTACTGGCCTTTTTCTCTCCGCAAATCTGCATTCTGATCAATGCATGTGCCCGCCTGCTATCAGGTGCTGTACTGTGGCCTTTGCGGCGTTTGGTGGAGAAGCAGGAGTTTGCTGTATCCAGCGATCCTGCTGGTCATGATGTAAAGGAGTCTAGAAGTTTGTTCATTCAGTGGCAGCAGGGGTGGAAATATTTGCGTCGTAACCACACCGTAAGGAATACCATCGTGTTTGGGTGTTTAGGCCTGATGTCTATTTTAATGATTGAATATCAATTTACGACCCTATTCCGGGAGATTAAGCCAGGTAATGAATCCCTGCTCGGCTGGCTCGGTTCATCCGTTGGCGCTGGAGCGGTTTTGATCATTCTGCTGTTAGATCGTTTGCCGAGAATAGGGTATGGATGGGGTCTTGGCGGTGGGTACTTCCTTATTGGTACCGGAATTGCGGCACTAGGCTGGGTTGGTCCGGATACTTCGACAGCATGGATTGTTGTCATGGGGCTCTGTACGGGTCTGGGGAATGGACTGTTTATGGTTACGATGAATTATTTGCTGCAAAAAGAGACCTCTCCTGACTATGTAGGACGTGTATTCGGCATTCAAAATTCATTATTCAGCGTTGTGCTGGTTGCTGCCCCGCTGGCAGGCGGTGCGCTCATTCATTTGGCAGGGCCAAGTCCCACCTTTCAGATGATCGGTATGGTTACGCTTGCGATTGGGCTTGGCGGTATCTTGTTACAGCATATGTTATGGACAGTTCCGAGCTCTTCCGCTTCGAAAGCAAATCCGGAGTCTGCTGCATAA
- a CDS encoding DUF6385 domain-containing protein: MSRSAKRSRKRTKFSINQTLRQKTKYVSRRPSRCSRQAKLLKPPCSRITRPRFKQGAFSRTKLPGAAHCFTEHTYSGAETGQGENALPPQDTSSLSMYSYGVVNRGAHPAIVQIQISPNAVDYAVDSQEVIEAGQTKALVPVRFLHYTRLVILPVNPGQSTRLDVYFQAQRMLVR, from the coding sequence ATGAGTCGATCAGCAAAGCGAAGCAGGAAGAGAACAAAATTCTCAATCAACCAGACATTAAGACAGAAAACTAAATATGTCAGCCGCCGCCCATCCCGTTGTTCTCGCCAAGCCAAACTGCTGAAGCCCCCTTGTTCCCGGATCACTCGTCCCCGGTTCAAACAGGGTGCTTTCTCACGCACGAAACTCCCTGGTGCTGCTCACTGTTTTACAGAGCATACCTATTCTGGAGCAGAGACAGGTCAAGGTGAGAATGCACTTCCGCCGCAGGACACCTCATCTCTAAGCATGTACAGTTATGGCGTGGTAAATCGCGGAGCCCATCCGGCGATCGTCCAGATTCAGATCAGCCCGAATGCTGTGGATTACGCGGTAGATAGCCAGGAAGTGATCGAAGCAGGTCAGACCAAGGCACTTGTGCCCGTACGATTTCTGCATTATACCCGGCTGGTCATCCTGCCTGTGAACCCGGGCCAATCCACCCGGCTTGATGTTTACTTCCAGGCTCAGCGTATGCTCGTAAGGTAG